Genomic window (Bacillota bacterium):
CGCAGCCGGGGCCGGCAGGACCAAGTCTTCCTCGACCTCCACGTTCAGGTGGACGAGCCGCTCGACCTGGTTCAGACCCATGCCCTCGGCCACCTGGTGTCTGAGCGCCTGCGCGGCCGGTTCCCGAATGTCTACGATGTCTCGGTCCACGTCGAGCCGTCCGAGGCCAGGTCGGCCCGGCGAGCGGCGGTCGGGGAGTCGGCGACCAAGGCCTGCCGGGCGAACTCCTGAGCCGAGGATGGCGATTGTGCCCCGGAGCCGGGCGAGGTATAATTGGACCGAGGACAGGACTTGGTGAAGCCAGGGCCTGTTCGCAGAGAGTCCTCGAGGAGGTATAGACCATGCCGTTCAACAAGGACCAGACCATCGCCGACGTCCTGAGGGCCAATCCCAAGGCCATGCAAGTCTTCTTGAAGTACGGGATGCACTGCTTCGGGTGTCACATCTCGGTCGACGAGACCGTCGAGGCGGCCGCGCTGGCCCACCGGATCAACGTGGACAGCCTGATAAAGGATTTGAACGCCCTGGCCGCCAGCTGAAGGCGGGGCAAAGGGGATTCCAGAATCCCCAGTTTCACCAGCTACCGACCGAAGAGGCCGGGTCCGATGGACCCGGCCTTTGAATATCCATCGTCGGCATAAAAGCCGGCCTCCCGTAGCGATAATAGGTTCATCGACCAAGTCACGGACCGCAGTTCAACCAGACCTAAGATGGCCGATGTAAGCGACAAAACGGGGGGATTGGTCTTGCGTTCGAGGAGCTTCCATGGCCGGTTGCTGGCCGCCTGGCTCGCGGCTTTGCTGTTGCTGAC
Coding sequences:
- a CDS encoding DUF1858 domain-containing protein, with translation MPFNKDQTIADVLRANPKAMQVFLKYGMHCFGCHISVDETVEAAALAHRINVDSLIKDLNALAAS